From a region of the Bermanella marisrubri genome:
- the urtB gene encoding urea ABC transporter permease subunit UrtB, producing the protein MKNIIACLGFWCALCLAQLTQANEATSVQALLKTLPEASYQEKENQINQIASLNDERVLPILQNLLEGELYYLRDSKAIVYSEKLSGRTYKATDAFTNETLGEFKRRDVRKIKINNNLRRVLNGHIAELQITSKNPDTRLSAANEMLKTGELENLSLIQKALETEKNINVLDALQTAQAIILLNSSDQAQRLTALKTLDRSLYPESRIALTQFLNRIEANPKQYTEAEKAMALKNLDSIDQLMELNSIAENIYFGLALGAVLLLAAIGLAITFGVMGVINMAHGEMIMLGAYTTFVIQQLMPNNIGMSLVVAIPAAFLVSGLVGVIIERTVIRHLYGRPLETLLATFGISLVLQQAVRSIFGPLNQDVITPDWLAGTFMVNPGLELTYNRLYIIIFSLMVLAGLALVLKKTLFGLQMRAVTMDRPMASSMGIKTGWVDALTFGLGSGIAGIAGVALSQLTNVGPNLGQAYIIDSFMVVVFGGVGNLWGTLVGAMSLGVANKMFEPLAGAVLAKIIVLVAIILFIQKRPRGLFALKGRAVEG; encoded by the coding sequence ATGAAAAACATCATAGCTTGCTTAGGGTTCTGGTGTGCTCTCTGTTTAGCCCAATTAACCCAAGCAAATGAAGCAACTTCAGTGCAGGCATTATTAAAAACGTTGCCAGAAGCTAGCTATCAAGAAAAAGAAAACCAGATCAATCAAATCGCGTCATTAAACGATGAACGCGTGCTCCCAATTTTACAGAACTTACTTGAAGGTGAGTTGTATTACCTGCGCGATTCCAAAGCCATTGTTTATAGCGAAAAACTGAGCGGAAGAACCTATAAGGCAACCGATGCGTTTACCAATGAAACTTTAGGTGAATTTAAACGCCGTGATGTTCGGAAAATCAAAATCAATAATAATCTACGTCGCGTATTAAATGGACATATTGCTGAACTACAAATTACATCGAAAAACCCAGATACTCGTCTTTCTGCAGCCAACGAAATGCTAAAGACTGGAGAGTTAGAAAACCTCTCACTTATTCAAAAAGCATTAGAAACAGAGAAAAATATAAACGTCTTGGATGCGTTGCAAACTGCTCAAGCGATTATTCTTTTAAATAGTAGTGATCAAGCACAGCGTTTGACCGCATTAAAAACACTGGATCGATCTTTATATCCAGAATCTCGTATTGCTCTCACGCAATTCTTAAATCGAATTGAGGCAAACCCCAAGCAATACACTGAAGCTGAAAAAGCTATGGCGCTTAAAAACCTCGATAGCATTGATCAATTAATGGAATTGAATAGCATTGCAGAAAATATCTATTTTGGCTTGGCTCTAGGTGCAGTTTTATTATTGGCCGCCATTGGTCTAGCGATTACTTTTGGCGTCATGGGTGTGATCAATATGGCTCATGGCGAAATGATCATGTTGGGAGCCTACACCACGTTTGTTATTCAGCAGTTAATGCCTAACAACATTGGTATGTCTTTGGTAGTTGCCATTCCGGCTGCGTTTTTAGTGTCCGGTCTTGTTGGTGTCATTATAGAGCGTACCGTGATCCGTCATTTGTACGGTCGTCCTTTGGAGACTCTGTTAGCAACATTCGGTATCAGTCTGGTATTGCAGCAAGCCGTACGCAGTATTTTTGGTCCCCTAAACCAAGATGTCATTACACCCGATTGGCTGGCGGGTACATTTATGGTAAACCCAGGTCTAGAGCTTACCTATAACCGTCTGTATATCATTATCTTTAGCCTAATGGTATTAGCTGGTCTTGCTCTTGTGCTTAAGAAAACGTTATTCGGCTTACAGATGCGTGCCGTGACCATGGACCGTCCTATGGCTAGTTCAATGGGGATTAAAACCGGTTGGGTTGATGCACTGACATTTGGTTTAGGTTCTGGTATTGCCGGTATCGCGGGTGTTGCTCTGAGTCAGTTAACCAATGTGGGTCCAAACCTCGGCCAAGCTTATATCATTGATAGCTTTATGGTGGTGGTCTTTGGTGGAGTTGGTAATTTATGGGGCACGCTGGTTGGCGCTATGTCTTTGGGCGTAGCCAACAAAATGTTTGAACCATTGGCCGGCGCCGTTTTAGCAAAAATCATTGTATTAGTAGCCATTATTCTCTTTATTCAAAAAAGACCACGAGGCTTATTTGCTCTCAAAGGTCGAGCGGTGGAGGGCTAA
- a CDS encoding accessory factor UbiK family protein has translation MNKAIIDKLSQQISQLIPNESSEQLKNNIQQLLARQLNKLDVVSRDEFDAQQAVLLRTREKLDALEKQVAEMEEKLK, from the coding sequence ATGAACAAAGCCATCATCGATAAATTAAGTCAGCAGATTAGCCAGCTCATACCCAATGAGAGCAGTGAGCAACTCAAGAACAATATTCAGCAGCTATTGGCACGTCAGCTAAACAAGTTGGATGTGGTCAGCCGCGACGAATTTGACGCACAGCAAGCGGTATTGCTGCGCACACGCGAAAAGCTCGACGCCCTTGAAAAGCAAGTTGCGGAAATGGAAGAAAAACTAAAATAA
- the urtE gene encoding urea ABC transporter ATP-binding subunit UrtE yields the protein MLKVSELDVFYGASQALYNVSMQADIGKVTCVLGRNGVGKTTLMKALAGHQFAKNGDIIWQGDKINKVAADGRAKQGIAYVPQGRHIFSQLTVEENLKTAFSSLPKSQRFIDPEIYDLFPVLKQMLGRRGGDLSGGQQQQLAIARALLLRPKMLILDEPTEGIQPSIIKDIQKVIELLRDRGNMAIVLVEQYLDFAKALADEYIILERGRVVSAGDGEALNTSGDVERLLAI from the coding sequence ATGTTAAAAGTAAGTGAACTTGATGTTTTTTACGGTGCCAGTCAAGCGCTCTATAACGTTTCTATGCAGGCTGACATTGGTAAAGTGACCTGTGTATTAGGTCGTAATGGTGTGGGCAAAACCACTTTGATGAAAGCTTTAGCAGGACACCAATTTGCAAAAAATGGCGACATTATTTGGCAGGGCGACAAAATCAACAAGGTTGCTGCTGATGGCCGAGCGAAACAGGGTATCGCCTACGTGCCGCAAGGCCGACACATCTTTTCTCAATTAACCGTTGAAGAGAATTTGAAAACGGCATTTAGCAGTTTACCTAAATCGCAACGATTTATTGATCCTGAAATTTATGATCTGTTTCCAGTATTGAAGCAAATGCTAGGACGCCGTGGCGGTGACTTAAGTGGTGGTCAGCAACAACAGCTTGCCATCGCTCGCGCTTTATTGCTTAGACCCAAGATGCTGATTCTAGATGAACCAACAGAAGGGATTCAGCCTTCCATCATCAAGGATATTCAAAAGGTTATTGAGCTACTGCGAGATCGCGGCAACATGGCCATTGTTTTAGTGGAGCAGTATTTGGATTTTGCTAAAGCCCTTGCCGATGAGTACATCATATTGGAGCGTGGTCGAGTGGTATCAGCCGGTGACGGAGAAGCTTTGAACACATCAGGAGATGTCGAACGTTTATTGGCTATCTAA
- the urtD gene encoding urea ABC transporter ATP-binding protein UrtD, with product MSLMTKHIENEYALYMDGVSVSFDGFKAINNLSLYIKPGEMRAIIGPNGAGKTTMMDIITGKTRPDTGKVLFKNDTDLTKYDEAEVANIGVGRKFQKPSVIESLSVFENIELALKGKRSIWQSLFHALSDQDHQRIQEILELIALQDQQDALAANLSHGQKQWLEIGMLISQEPEVLLIDEPAAGMTDEETMKTAELFKRLAKKHSLVVVEHDMDFIKALDCKVTVLHEGRVLAEGSLETVQANQEVIEVYLGR from the coding sequence ATGAGTCTTATGACAAAGCATATTGAAAACGAATATGCGCTGTATATGGATGGCGTTAGTGTGAGTTTTGATGGCTTTAAGGCGATTAATAATCTTTCTCTTTACATTAAGCCAGGTGAAATGCGCGCTATTATCGGACCCAATGGCGCGGGTAAAACCACCATGATGGATATCATCACAGGTAAGACCCGACCGGATACAGGCAAGGTATTATTTAAGAACGATACGGATTTGACCAAATACGATGAGGCAGAAGTAGCGAATATTGGCGTCGGCCGTAAATTTCAAAAACCCAGTGTGATCGAGAGCCTTTCGGTATTTGAAAATATCGAACTGGCATTGAAAGGCAAGCGTTCTATTTGGCAATCCTTATTTCATGCATTGAGCGACCAAGACCATCAACGTATTCAAGAGATTCTCGAACTTATTGCATTGCAAGATCAGCAAGACGCATTGGCGGCCAATTTGAGTCACGGTCAAAAGCAGTGGCTAGAAATTGGAATGCTCATTAGCCAGGAACCAGAAGTGCTTTTAATTGATGAGCCAGCGGCGGGAATGACAGACGAAGAAACTATGAAAACCGCAGAGCTGTTTAAACGACTGGCCAAAAAACACAGCTTGGTTGTAGTTGAACACGATATGGATTTTATAAAAGCCCTCGATTGTAAAGTGACAGTATTGCATGAAGGTCGAGTACTAGCAGAAGGTTCGTTAGAGACGGTGCAAGCGAATCAAGAAGTAATCGAAGTCTATCTTGGCCGCTAA
- the urtC gene encoding urea ABC transporter permease subunit UrtC: protein MNPSTTSTENNNLKLGPITSLLVNDKGGQRLLLAILALIVIFPFCNLVFEPGSALHVSTYTLTLTGKYLCYALLALAVDLIWGYCGILSLGHGAFFALGGYAMGMYLMRQIGDRGVYGNPELPDFMVFLNWNELPWYWFGFDQFWFAMIMVLLVPGTLAFVFGWLAFRSRVTGVYLSIITQALTYALMLAFFRNDMGFGGNNGLTDFKDILGFDLQSDGTRSALFIASGLALIFGYLISKFITKSKLGRVLVSIRDAEMRTRFLGYKVEYYKLFVFVVSAMLAGIAGALYVPQVGIINPGEFSPINSIEIIIWVAVGGRGTLFGAALGAIAVNYAKTYFTGAFAELWLFLLGGLFVMTTLYLPKGIVGWFKQVKEGDNKISYLIKRLRTSKETVSNEGGAS from the coding sequence ATGAATCCATCTACAACTTCAACTGAAAACAACAATCTGAAACTAGGACCAATTACTTCATTACTCGTAAACGATAAAGGTGGGCAGCGATTATTGCTGGCCATCTTGGCACTGATTGTAATTTTTCCGTTTTGTAATTTGGTGTTTGAGCCTGGTTCCGCTTTGCATGTATCCACTTATACATTAACGCTTACTGGTAAATACCTATGCTACGCCTTGCTAGCGTTGGCCGTAGATTTAATCTGGGGCTATTGCGGTATTTTGAGTTTAGGTCATGGTGCATTTTTCGCACTGGGTGGCTACGCCATGGGGATGTACCTCATGCGACAAATTGGAGATCGCGGCGTTTATGGTAATCCTGAATTACCAGACTTTATGGTTTTCCTGAATTGGAATGAGTTACCTTGGTACTGGTTTGGCTTTGATCAATTCTGGTTTGCCATGATCATGGTCTTATTGGTGCCTGGCACCCTTGCTTTTGTTTTTGGTTGGCTAGCCTTTCGTTCTCGAGTGACCGGCGTATACCTTTCTATCATTACTCAAGCGTTGACCTACGCTTTGATGCTCGCGTTTTTCCGAAATGATATGGGCTTCGGTGGTAATAATGGCTTAACCGACTTTAAGGATATTTTAGGTTTTGATTTGCAAAGTGATGGAACCCGCAGCGCTTTGTTTATTGCATCTGGCCTGGCTTTAATTTTTGGTTATCTAATCAGTAAGTTTATTACTAAGAGTAAATTAGGTCGGGTATTGGTCAGCATTCGCGATGCAGAAATGCGTACCCGCTTTTTAGGTTACAAAGTCGAATACTATAAGCTCTTTGTGTTTGTAGTATCTGCGATGCTAGCGGGTATTGCTGGTGCGTTGTATGTACCGCAAGTTGGTATTATTAATCCCGGAGAATTTTCTCCAATTAATTCTATCGAGATCATCATATGGGTAGCTGTAGGCGGTCGCGGAACACTATTCGGTGCAGCTCTTGGCGCCATTGCGGTCAATTATGCAAAAACTTATTTTACTGGCGCTTTTGCTGAGCTTTGGTTGTTCTTACTAGGTGGTTTATTTGTGATGACGACTTTGTATTTACCAAAGGGTATTGTGGGTTGGTTTAAGCAGGTAAAAGAAGGCGACAACAAAATTTCTTACTTGATTAAGCGGTTGCGCACTTCAAAGGAAACCGTTTCAAATGAAGGAGGCGCATCATGA
- the urtA gene encoding urea ABC transporter substrate-binding protein has translation MIKTLSKVAGVAALSLSAAMVQAADTIKVGVLHSLSGTMAISETTLKDTVLMMIEEQNKKGGLLGKKLEPVVVDPASNWPLFAEKGRELLEKEKVDVIFGCWTSVSRKSVLPVVEELNGLLFYPVQYEGEESSKNVFYTGAAPNQQAIPAVDYLMDQGVKRWVLAGTDYVYPRTTNKILESYLKSKGVDAKDIMINYTPFGHSDWQTIVSDVKKFGSVGKKTAVVSTINGDANVPFYKELANQGVSSEDIPVVAFSVGEEELSGFDTAPLVGHLAAWNYFMSADADVNYEFIDKWVEFTGDESRVTNDPMEATYIGFNMWAKAVEKAGTTDVDTVRSKMYGLEVPNLTGGTAVMNVNHHLSKPVLIGEIQDDGQFDIVWKTDGEVRGDAWTDYLPESKNLISDWTAPISCGNYNTESKTCGGSQVAAQ, from the coding sequence ATGATTAAAACCCTAAGTAAGGTCGCTGGTGTAGCGGCGCTCAGTCTCAGTGCTGCAATGGTGCAAGCGGCTGATACTATCAAGGTAGGTGTATTGCATTCACTGTCCGGCACTATGGCTATTTCTGAGACCACTCTTAAAGACACAGTCTTAATGATGATCGAAGAACAAAATAAGAAAGGTGGTTTACTGGGTAAAAAGTTGGAGCCGGTTGTGGTTGACCCTGCGTCGAACTGGCCCTTGTTTGCAGAAAAAGGTCGCGAGCTTTTAGAGAAAGAAAAAGTTGATGTGATTTTTGGTTGCTGGACGTCTGTTTCTCGTAAATCCGTTTTACCTGTGGTTGAAGAACTAAATGGACTGCTTTTTTACCCTGTACAGTATGAAGGCGAGGAATCTTCTAAAAACGTTTTCTACACAGGTGCTGCGCCAAACCAACAAGCTATTCCTGCAGTAGACTACTTAATGGATCAAGGTGTTAAGCGTTGGGTCTTAGCCGGTACTGACTACGTATATCCGCGCACAACCAATAAAATTTTAGAAAGCTATTTGAAAAGCAAAGGGGTTGATGCAAAAGACATCATGATCAATTACACGCCTTTTGGTCATAGCGATTGGCAAACTATTGTTTCTGATGTGAAAAAATTTGGCTCAGTAGGGAAGAAAACTGCGGTTGTTTCAACCATAAACGGTGACGCAAACGTGCCTTTCTATAAAGAGCTAGCGAACCAAGGTGTAAGCTCTGAAGATATTCCTGTTGTAGCTTTCTCTGTAGGTGAAGAAGAGCTTTCTGGTTTTGATACTGCGCCACTTGTTGGTCATTTGGCGGCATGGAACTACTTCATGAGTGCTGATGCAGATGTCAACTATGAGTTCATCGATAAGTGGGTTGAGTTCACTGGCGATGAGTCTCGTGTAACCAATGATCCAATGGAAGCGACTTACATTGGCTTTAATATGTGGGCAAAAGCGGTAGAAAAAGCGGGTACTACCGACGTCGATACTGTGCGCAGCAAAATGTATGGTCTAGAAGTACCTAACTTAACTGGCGGTACAGCTGTTATGAACGTTAACCATCACTTATCCAAGCCGGTTTTAATTGGTGAAATCCAAGATGATGGTCAGTTCGATATCGTATGGAAAACCGATGGCGAAGTACGTGGTGATGCCTGGACTGATTACCTACCAGAAAGTAAGAACCTTATTTCAGATTGGACTGCACCCATCAGCTGCGGTAACTACAATACTGAATCTAAGACTTGCGGTGGTTCTCAGGTAGCCGCTCAATAA
- the glnK gene encoding P-II family nitrogen regulator, with the protein MKLVTAVIKPFKLDDVREALSEIGVQGITVTEVKGFGRQKGHTELYRGAEYVVDFLPKVKLEIAIDEAQLDKVIEAITEAANTGKIGDGKIFVTNLEQIIRIRTGETGADAV; encoded by the coding sequence ATGAAACTGGTTACTGCTGTAATTAAGCCCTTTAAACTTGATGATGTTCGTGAAGCTTTATCAGAGATTGGCGTTCAAGGTATTACTGTAACAGAGGTGAAAGGTTTTGGTCGTCAGAAGGGCCATACTGAACTGTATCGCGGTGCAGAGTACGTGGTGGACTTCTTACCTAAAGTAAAATTGGAAATCGCCATCGACGAAGCCCAATTGGATAAGGTGATTGAAGCTATTACCGAAGCAGCGAACACAGGTAAAATTGGAGATGGTAAAATTTTCGTCACCAATTTAGAGCAGATTATTCGAATTCGTACTGGTGAGACGGGCGCAGACGCCGTTTAA